CCTGATGACCATCGCGCTGGGCTTCGGCGCCGCGGCCCTGCTCAACCGGGCCGACATCCTCGCCTCGAACAAGGCAGGCAACACCGCCGCGCCCCTCCTCGCCCAGGAGGTCGGCGGCGGCGCCGGCTCCACCGGCGGCGCCGTGCTGCTCGCCGTGATCTCCGCGGTCGCCTTCGCCACCATCCTCGCCGTGGTCGCGGGGCTCACCCTCGCCTCCTCCTCGTCCTTCGCGCACGACCTCTACGTCAACGTCATCCGCAAGGGCAAGGCCACCGAGAAGGAGGAGGTGCGCGCCGCCCGCTGGTCGACCGTGGTCATCGGCGCCGTCGCCATCGGCCTCGGCGCCCTCGCCCGCGACCTGAACGTCGCCGGCCTCGTCGCCCTGGCCTTCGCGGTCGCCGCCTCCGCCAACCTGCCGACCATCCTCTACAGCCTCTTCTGGAAGCGCTTCACCACCTCGGGCGCCCTCTGGTCGATCTACGGCGGCCTGCTGTCCTCCGTCGTCCTCGTGCTCTTCTCCCCGGTCGTCTCCGGCAAGCCCACCTCGATGTTCAAGGACTCCGACTTCTACTGGTTCCCCCTGGAGAACCCGGGCATCATCTCGATCCCGCTCGGCTTCCTGCTCGGATGGCTGGGAACCGTCTTGTCCAAGGACAAGGCCGACGCGCAGAAGTTCGCCGAGCTGGAGGTGCGATCCCTCACCGGAACAGGCGCTCACTGACATCGTCCGAACACCCAGCGTGGCCGCGTCGTACTTCTCTACGACGCGGCCGCGCCGCGTCTCGTTCATTCGGGCACCCCTGGAGGGCAGGACCGTCGCGTAGGCTCGAAGACGACGCCGCAGGACAACCCACACTGCGTCGCACCTCTACGAACCGGACAGGGGAGGGGGCCCAGAGTGCTTCTCGACACGTATGGCCGCGTGGCCACTGACCTGCGCGTCTCGCTCACCGACCGGTGCAACCTGCGCTGTACGTACTGCATGCCCGAGGAGGGATTGCAGTGGCTCGGGAAGTCGGACCTGCTCAGTGACGACGAGATCGTCCGGCTGATCCGCATCGCCGTCACCCGGCTCGGGATCACCGAGGTCCGCTTCACCGGCGGCGAGCCGCTGCTGCGCCCCGGCCTGGTCGGGATCGTCGAGCGCTGCGCCGCGCTGGAGCCCCGCCCCCGGATGTCGCTCACGACCAACGGCATCGGCCTCAAGCGCACCGCGCAGGCCCTCAAGGCCGCCGGCCTGGACCGGGTGAACGTCTCCCTGGACACCCTGCGGCCCGACGTCTTCAAGACCCTCACCCGGCGCGACCGCCACCGCGACGTCATCGACGGCATGGCGGCCGCCCGCGAGGCCGGCCTCACCCCGGTGAAGGTCAACGCCGTGCTGATGCCCGGGCTCAACGACGACGAGGCACCCGACCTGCTCGCCTGGGCCGTGGAGAACGCCTACGAGCTCCGCTTCATCGAGCAGATGCCCCTCGACGCCCAGCACGGCTGGAAGCGCGAGGGCATGATCACCGCCGGGGACATCCTCCGGTCCCTGCGCACCCGCTTCACCCTCACCGAGGAAGGCGCCGACGAGCGCGGCTCCGCGCCCGCCGAGCGCTGGCTCGTCGACGGAGGCCCGGCCACCGTCGGCGTCATCGCCTCGGTCACCCGGCCCTTCTGCGGGGCCTGCGACCGCACCCGGCTCACCGCCGACGGCCAGGTCCGCACGTGCCTGTTCGCCACCGAGGAGTCCGACCTGCGGGCCGCGCTGCGCTCGGGGCAGCCGGACGAGGAGATCGCCCGGCTGTGGAAGGTGGCGATGTGGGGCAAGAAGGCCGGATCCGGCCTCGACGACCCGTCCTTCCTCCAGCCCGACCGCCCGATGTCGGCGATCGGCGGCTGAGACCGGCCCGAGCCGGCCGTGCCGAGCGGGCCCGGCCGGCCGCTACCGGACGCGGCGGAGCGCCGGCCCCGCCGCTGCGTTCAGGTCCGCTCCGAGCCCTCCGGCTGCACCCACTCGTCGAACTTCACCACGTCCTTGAGGAATCCCCGCAGGTCGAGGAAGTGGGACAGGTGCGCGCGGTGCTCCTCGCACGCCAGCCACGTCTTGCGCCGCTCGGGCGCGTGCAGCGAGGGGTTGTTCCACGCCAGGACCCAGACGGCCGCGTCGCGGCAGCCCTTGGCGGAACAGACGGGGGCGGGAGCGCCGGAGGATTCGGGGGAGTTCACGCCTCAACCCTAGAACGGAAAGGCGACGCCGAGCAGCCACGGGGGGAGCTGCCCGGCGTCGGTCCGTCGCTCCGACGGGGGATGCGGAGCGCGTAGGCAGTATGTCACGCAGGACCCGGTGCGGTGCACAGGAACTTCACGATTGATCTGAGCTCTTCTTGAGGTTTCCCGCCTCCAGGGCGGGGTGCACAGGGGCGGGAACGAAGTGCGAGGGCAGCGACGGCGCCGACTCCCGCCCCGCGTTGGCGATGACCACGGCGACGTACGGCAGCAGCGCCCCCGCCACCAGCGTCACGATCGCCACGGGACGCTCCACGTTCCACAGCACGACGGTCGCGATGACCGACAGCGTCCGGATGACCATGGAGATCACGTACCGGCGCTGACGTCCGCGCACGTCCTCGGCGAGGCCCATCCTGGCCCCGGTGATCCGGAAGACCTCGGCCCCGTTCCGCTTCTGCCGCGCGTTCCGCTCCACCTGCTCCACCACCCGATCACCCGCCGGACACACCCCGGTCCGGACCCTCCCACGGTACGCCGCCCCGCCACGCACGGGGAGGGTGGGTGTCCCCCGAACGGCACTGTCCGAAATGCGCCGTACGCACCCATGATCGAGACTGGGCGGACATGCGCACAACGCGCCAGGAGGAGGCTCGACATGAGTTGGTTGTGGGCGATCATCGTCGGTTTCGTGCTGGGCCTGATTGCCCGCGCCATCCTGCCGGGCAAGCAGCACCAGCCGATCTGGCTCACCACGATCTTCGGCATCCTCGGCGCCGTCCTCGGCAACGCCGTCGCCACCTGGATCGGCGTCAACGACACCAAGGGCATCGACTGGATCCGGCACCTGCTGCAACTGGCCGGAGCCGTCGTCATCGTCGGCCTCGGCGACGTCGTCTACAACGCGCTCCGGGGCAACAGGCGCCAGACGATCTAGGGCGCGACCGCCCGACGCGCGAGGGGCCGGCCCGGACGACACGTCCGGACCGGCCCCCTCCCGCGCGCTCCCCCGGGGAGCGGCCGGGCGTCAGGCGCCCGTGACCTCCACCGCGGCCAGGTTCTTCTTGCCCCGGCGCAGCACCAGCCACCGCCCGTGCAGCAGGTCCTGAGCGCCGGGGACCGCGTCCTCGGCGGTCACCTTCACGTTGTTCACGTAGGCACCGCCCTCCTTCACGGTCCGACGCCCGGCCGACTTGCTCGCCACCAGCCCCGTCTCCGCGAACAGGTCCACGACCTGGCCCAGCTCCGCGACCCGCGCGTGCGGCAGCTCCGAGAGGGCCGCCGCCAGCGTGGCCTCGTCCAGCTCCGCCAGCTCGCCCTGCCCGAACAGCGCCTTCGACGCGGCGATCACGGCCGCGCACTGGCCCGCCCCGTGCACCAGCGTGGTCAGCTCCTCCGCCAGCGCCCGCTGCGCGGCCCGCGCCTGCGGCCGCTCGGCGGTCTGCGCCTCCAGCTCCTCCAGCTCCTCCCGGGTCCGGAAGGAGAGGATGCGCAGGTACGTGGAGATGTCCCGGTCGTCCACGTTCAGCCAGAACTGGTAGAACGCGTACGGCGTGGTCATCTCCGGGTCCAGCCAGACGGCCCCGCTCTCGGACTTGCCGAACTTGGTGCCGTCCGCCTTGACCATCAGCGGGGTCGCCAGCGCGTGCACGTGCGCCCCCGGCTCCAACCGGTGGATCAGGTCGAGCCCGGCCGTCAGGTTGCCCCACTGGTCCGAGCCGCCCTGCTGGAGCACGCAGCCGTAGCGCCGGTACAGCTCCAGGAAGTCCATGCCCTGGAGCAGCTGGTAGCTGAACTCGGTGTAGCTGATGCCCTGGTCGGACTCCAGCCGGCGCGCGACCGAGTCCTTCGTCAGCATCTTGTTGACGCGGAAGTGCTTGCCGATGTCCCGCAGGAACTCGATGGCGGACAGGCCCGCCGTCCAGTCCAGGTTGTTGACCATGAGCGCGGCGTTCTCGCCCTCGAAGGACAGGAACGGCTCGATCTGGGTGCGCAGCCGGGCCACCCAGTTCGCGATGGTCTCCGGGTCGTTCAGCGTCCGCTCGGCCGTCGGCCGCGGGTCGCCGATCTGCCCGGTGGCCCCGCCGACCAGCGCCAGCGGCCGGTGCCCGGCCTGCTGGAGCCGGCGCACGGTCAGGACCTGGACCAGGTGCCCGACGTGCAGCGAGGCCGCGGTCGGGTCGAAGCCGCAATAGAACGTGACAGGACCGTCCGCGAACGCCTTGCGCAGCGCTTCTTCGTCGGTGGACTGGGCGAACAGCCCGCGCCACTTCAGTTCGTCGACGATGTCCGTCACGGTCTCTCGACTCCTTCGAATGATGGATTGCGTCCTTCAGTCTAGGCGGGTCAGACTCCCTTGCTGACCGAGCTCATGTTGAAGTCCGGCACGCGCAGCGCGGGCATCGCGGCCCGGGTGAACCAGTCGCCCCACTCCCGCGGCAGGGTCCTCTCGGTCCGCCCCGCCTCGGTCGCCCGCGACAGCAGGTCCACCGGGGACTCGTTGAACCGGAAGTTGTTGACCTCCCCGACGACCTGCCCGTCCTCCACCAGGTAGACGCCGTCCCGGGTCAGCCCGGTGAGCAGCAGCGTGGCCGGGTCCACCTCGCGGATGTACCACAGGCAGGTCAGCAGCAGGCCGCGCTCCGTGCCCGCGACCATCTCCTCCAGCGACCGGTCGCCGCCCCCGTCCAGGATCAGGTTCCCGAAGGCCGGGGAGAGCGGCAGCCCGGTCAGCGCCGCGCTGTGCCGGGTCGTCGTCAGCCGGGCCAGCTCGCCGTTGGCGATCCACTCGGTGGCGGGGACCGGCAGGCCGTTGTCGAAGACCGAGGCGTCGTCGCCGGAGCTGTGCGCGATCACGAACGGCGCCGACTCCAGCCCCGGCGCGTCCGGGTCGCTGCGCAGCGTCAGCGGGAGCGGGGACAGCCGGTCGCCGACCCGGGTGCCGCCCCCGGGCCGGGAGAAGACCGTACGGCCCTCGGCCGCGTCCCGGGCCGCCGCCGACCACATCTGGTAGATCAGCAGGTCCGCGACGGCCGTGGGCGGCAGCAGCGTCTCGTACCGGCCGGCGGGGAGCTCGATCCGCCGCTCCGCCCAGCCGAGCCGCACGGCCAGCTCCGCGTCCAGCACGGTCGGGTCCACGTCCTTGAAGTCCCGGGTGGCGCGTCCGGCCCACGCCGAGCGCTGCCGGTCCGGGGACTTCGCGTTGAGCTCCAGCGTCCCGTTCGGCTGGTCGTGCCGCAGCCGCAGCCCCGTCGAGGTGCCCACGTACGTGGAGACCAGCTGGTGGTGGGCGAAGCCGTACAGCTCCCGGCCGCCCGCGCGGGCCCGGGCGAAGGCCTCGCCGAGGGCCGGCGCGAAGTCCGCGAACACCGCCGAGGAGGTCTCGGCCGGCCCGTCGGCGAAGTCCGGCGAGGCCGGGGTCCCGGTCACCAGCGGCTGCGCGTCCTCGGCCGGACCCGCGCCCCGCGCGGCCGCCTCGGCGGCCCGGACCAGCGGCTCAAGGTCCGCGGCGGTGACCGCGGAGCGGGTGACGACGCCCGACGCGGTGCCCTCCCCGCCGTCGACCGTGGCGATGACCGTCAGGGTCCGGCCTCGGGTGACGCCGTTGGTGGTGAGGGCGTTGCCGGCCCAGCGCAGGTTGGCGCTCGACTCCTCGTCCGCGATGACGACGCAGCCGTCCGCCGTGGACAGCTCCAGCGCGCGCTCGACGATCTCGTGCGGCTTGGTTCGGCTCATCGGCCGGCCTCCTGCGTGGTGTTCAGGATGTTCACGTCGCGGAACAGCGCGGACGGGCAGCCGTGCGAGACCGACGCGACCTGGCCCGGCTGGGCCTTGCCGCAGTTGAAGGCGCCGCCCAGGACGTAGGTCTGCGGGCCGCCGACCTTCTCCATCGAGCCCCAGAAATCGGTGGTCGTGGCCTGGTACGCCACGTCGCGCAGCTGCCCGGCCAGCCGGCCGTTCTCGATGCGGAAGAAGCGCTGTCCGGTGAACTGGAAGTTGTAGCGCTGCATGTCGATCGACCAGGACCGGTCGCCGACCACGTAGATCCCGCGCTCCACCCCGCCGATCAGGTCCTCCGTCGAGAGCCCGCCCGGATCCGGCCGGAGCGAGACGTTCGCCATGCGCTGCACGGGCACGTGCCCGGGGGAGTCGGCGTACGCGCAGCCGTTGGAGCGCCCGAGGCCGGTCAGCTTCGCGATCCGCCGGTCCAGCTGGTAGCCGACCAGGGTGCCGTCCTTGACCAGGTCCCAGCTCTGGGCCGCCACGCCCTCGTCGTCGTAGCCGATCGTCGCCAGGCCGTGCTCGGCCGTGCGGTCGCCCGTCACGTTCATGATCGAGGAGCCGTACTTGAGCGCGCCCAGCTGGTCGAAGGTGGCGAAGGAGGTCCCCGCGTACGCCGCCTCGTAGCCCAGCGCCCGGTCGAGCTCGGTGGCGTGGCCGATGGACTCGTGGATGGTCAGCCACAGGTTGGAGGGGTCCACGACCAGGTCGTAGCGCCCGGCCTCGACGCTCGGGGCCCGCATCTTCTCCGCCAGCAGGCCGGGGATGCGCTCCAGCTCCGCGCCCCAGTCCCAGCCGGTGCCGGTCAGGTACTCCCAGCCGCGCCCGGCGGGCGGGGCGATGGTGCGCATGGAGTCGAACTCGCCGGTGGTGGCGTCGACGGCGACGGCCGTCAGCTGCGGGTGCACGCGCACGCGCTGCTGCGTCGTCGAGGTGCCCGAGGTGTCGGCGTAGAACTTGTTCTCGTGGACGGCGAGGAGCGAGGCGTCCACGTGCGCGACCCCCTCGGCCGCCAGCAGCCGCGCGCTCCAGTCGGCGAGCAGGGCGGCCTTCTCGGAGTCCGGCACCCCGAAGGGGTCCACGTCGTAGGCGGAGATCCACGTCTTGTCGGCGTGCACCGGCTCGTCGGCGAGCTCCACCCGTTCGTCCGACCCGGCCGCCCTGATCACCTGGGCGGACAGCTTCGCCATGGCCACGGCCTGCGAGGCCACCTTGGCGGCGGCGTCCATGGTCAGGTCGACGCCGGAGGCGAACCCCCAACTGCCCCCGTGCACCACCCGGACCGCGAATCCGAGGTCGGTGCTGTCGGAGCCGCCGGAGGGCTTGGCGTCCCGCAACCGCCAGGAGGCGCTGCGGATCCGCTCCAGCCGGAAGTCGGCATGCTCGGCGCCCAGCGCGCGGGCCCGGGCGAGCGCCGCGTCGGCGAGCGCCCGCAGGGGCAGCGCGGTGAAGGCCGCGTCGATGGAATGGGGCACGGAAGTCCTCCCGGGGTCGGGGCCGGTCGCCCCGATCATGTCGCGCCCGGGGCCCTCGTGCCTACATCTTTCTGTAGGGACTCGACAGAGCGGGTCCCGTGGCCCTGTCGGAGCTCGATTCTCCGTACACCGGGTGCGACCTATAGGTTTTTGGTATTCAGACCGCTAGCGAAAGGGTGATCCGTTGAGCCGCTCGGTTCTCGTCACCGGAGGAAACCGGGGCATCGGCCTCGCCATCGCCCGTGCCTTCGCGGAGGCCGGAGACAAGGTCGCGATCACGTACCGCTCGGGAGAGCCGCCGGAGGCGCTCACCTCGCTCGGCGTCCTGGCGGTCCGTTGCGACATCACCGACTCCGACCAGGTGGAGCAGGCCTACAAGCAGATCGAGGACGCCCACGGCGCCGTCGAGGTGCTGGTGGCCAACGCCGGCATCACCAAGGACACCCTGCTGATGCGGATGTCCGAGGAGGACTTCGCCTCGGTCGTCGACACCAACCTCACGGGTACCTTCCGGGTGGTCAAGCGGGCGAACCGTGGCATGCTCCGTGCCAAGAAGGGCCGCGTCGTCCTGATCTCCTCGGTGGTCGGGCTGCTGGGCTCGGCGGGACAGGCCAACTACGCCGCCTCCAAGGCGGCGCTGGTCGGCTTCGCCCGCTCGCTCGCCCGTGAACTCGGCTCGCGCAACATCACCTTCAACGTGGTCGCCCCCGGCTTCGTGGACACCGACATGACGAAGGTGCTCACGGACGAGCAGCGCGCCGGCATCGTGGGCCAGGTGCCGCTCGGCCGGTACGCGCAGCCCGAGGAGATCGCGGCCGCCGTCAGCTTCCTGGCGTCCGACGACGCCGCGTACATCACCGGAGCCGTCATTCCCGTTGACGGCGGATTGGGCATGGGTCACTGATCACCATGAGCGGAATCCTCGAGGGCAAGCGCGTCCTCATCACCGGAGTGCTGATGGAGTCCTCCATCGCGTTCCACACCGCCCGCCTCGCCCAGGAGCAGGGCGCCGAGGTCATCCTCACCGCCTTCCCGCGGCCGACGCTGACGGAGCGCATCGCCCGCAAGCTGCCCAAGCCCGCCAAGGTCATCGAGCTCGACGTCACCAACGACGAGCACCTCGCGCGCCTGGAGGGCCTGGTCCGCGCCGAGCTCGGCGGCCTCGACGGCGTCGTCCACTCGATCGGCTTCGCACCGCAGGACGCCCTCGGCGGCAACTTCCTGAACACCCCGTTCGAGTCGGTCGCGACCGCCATGCACGTCTCGGCGTTCTCGCTGAAGTCGCTGACCATGGCCTGCAAGCCGCTCTTCCCGGAGAACGAGGGCGCCGCGGTCGTCGGCCTCACCTTCGACGCGCAGTTCGCGTGGCCGCAGTACGACTGGATGGGCCCGGCCAAGGCCGCGCTGGAGGCCACCAGCCGCTACCTCGCCCGCGACCTGGGCAAGGAGAAGATCCGCTGCAACCTGGTCTCGGCCGGTCCGATCGGCTCCATGGCCGCGAAGTCGATCCCCGGCTTCACGGAACTGGCGGACGTCTGGAACCACCGCTCCCCGATGGAGTGGGACATGAGCGACCCGGAGCCGGCGGGCAAGGGCGTCGTGGCCCTGCTCTCGGACTGGTTCCCCAAGACCACCGGTGAGATCGTCCACGTGGACGGCGGTCTGCACGCGATGGGTGCCTGACGGCCCCTCCCGCACGTACGGCGGCGGCCGCGCCCTCCTTCCCGGAGGGTGCGGCCGCCGCCGTTTTCGCGGTGCGGACAGCGGCCCGCGGTCCTCCGGTCGCTCGCATGTTCACCGTCGGAAGGGCGCTATCCGAGTCGAAAACCCAGACATATGCCTGCAAACTGGCCGAGTCGGGAACGTCCCGGCTCCTGCGGGGAGGAGGTACGGGCGTGCGCGCCAGGCCGAGCCGAGCCGTTTCGCTGCTGGTCACCTCGGTGATCCTGACCGGTTTCCTGGCCCCCGGAGCGGCCGCGCGACCCGCGGGAGCCGACCCCGCACCCGGCCCGGAGGCCGCGGTCCCCGTCCTGCCCCCCGCCGCCTCCGCGGTGGTGGACCTGGCAGCGATCCCCGACGAGCCCCCCGCCCAGCCCGCCCGGCCCGGCGGCGGCCGGCTCTTCGGCGCCGACTGCGACACCGAGATCGACGGCTCCACCGTGACGGCGTACTGCCAGAACGGCTATCCGGAGACCGACCTGCTGCGGCTGCACGTGGAGTGCGACCGCTGGTGGGACGTGGACGGGGACGGCGCCGCGGTCGCCGTGGACCCGGCCGGCCGGGTCGAGCTCACCGGCCGCTGCTGGAAGGAGGTCCGCGCGGCCTGGGTCACCCACCGGCGCCCCTGACGGCGCCGGCCGGCCCGCCGACCGCCCGGCCCGCGCCGCCCCCACCCTCAGCCGGAGGGGACGGCCCGCCCGCGGCTCAGGCAGACGAAGGGGTACCCGGCGGCCTCCGAGGCGGCCGCGTCGCCGTCCCCGCGCCGGATCGCGTCGATCAGGCGGGCGTGGTCCAGGTGGGCCGCGGGGTCGAGCACCGCGCCCACGTCGCCCCGCAACCAGTCCGCGACCAGGTCGCCGAGGTCCGCGTACAGCTCGATCAGCACGTCGTTGTGCGAGGCGGTCACCACCGCCATGTGCAGGCTCACGTCCGCCGCCACGAAGCGCTCGGTGTCCCCGCTCGCCCAGGCCTCCTCGCGCCGCGCCAGCAGCGCGTCGAGCTGGGCCAGGTCCCGCTCGGTCCGCCGCTCCGCCGCCAGCCGGGCCCCCGAGGACTCCAGGGTCGAGCGCAGTTCCGCGATGTGCCGCGGCTCGGCGCCCGCGAAGCGGCGGTGCATCACCCCGGCCAGCTCGCTCGTCGCGATGACGTAGGTGCCCGAGCCCTGGCGGATGTCGAGCAGCCCGTTGTGGGCCAGGGCCCGCACGGCCTCGCGGACGGTGTTGCGGGCGACGCCGAAGAGCTCGACGAGCTCCGGTTCCGTCGGGATGCGGAAGCCGACCGGCCACTCGCCGGAGGTGATCTGGTTCCGCAGCTGGGCGATCACCTGGTCGACGAGCGCGGAGCGGCGGGGCGAGGTCAGCGGCATGGGTTCCTCTCAAGAACGGCGCGCACGACTGGACAACCAATCATCCCATGATTCTATGATGGTTCAATGTCCGACGAAGATATCCAGACCCTGAACCGCCCGCAGGTCGTGCGCACCCCCGCCGACCAGCGCCTTCCCGTCCCCGCCCACGTCGCCCCGACGTGGCTCGGTCCGGTGCTCATCGTCGGAATCGTGTTGGCCGCCCTCAACCTGCGGCCCGCCATCACCAGCCTCGGCGCCCTCTTCGAGGAGACCCGCACGGGCCTCGGCATGAGCGGCACCGTCGCCGGCCTGGTCACCTCCGTCCCGGCCCTGTGCTTCGCCGTCTTCGGCGTCACCGCCCCCCGGCTCTCCCGCCGCTTCGGCCCCGCCGCCGTCGTCTGCGCCGGCATGGCCGCCGTCGCCGCGGGCCTGCTGATCCGGCCCTTCGCCGACAACGCCGTCGGCTTCCTCGCCGCCAGCGCGCTCTCCCTGGCCGGCATAGCCCTGACCAACGTGCTGCTGCCGGTCATCGTCAAGCGCTACTTCCCCGACCGCGTCGGCACCATGACCGGCCTCTACTCCATGGCCCTGGCCGCCGGCACCTCCCTCGCCGCCGCCGCGACCGTCCCGCTCACCGACGCCCTCGGCGGCAGCTGGCGCACCGGCCTGCTGGTCTGGGCCGTGCTCGCGCTGGCCGCCGTACTGCCCTGGCTGCCCGTCGCCCGCGCGTCCCGCCGGGCCGAGCGGGCGGCGGCCCAGGCGTCCGCCGACGGGCCCGCCGCACGGACCGACGCCGGCCCGCGCATCGTCCGCAGCCGCACCGCCTGGGCCCTGGCCTGCTACTTCGGCCTCCAGGCCACCGGCGCGTACGTCACCATGGGCTGGCTCCCGCAGATCTTCCGCGACGCCGGGGTCTCCGCCTCCACGGCCGGCGTGCTCCTCGCCGTCACCATGGTCATGGGCGTCCCGCTCGCCTTCGTCATCCCCGGCCTGGCCGCCCGGATGAGGAACCAGGGCGCCATCGCCGCCGTCCTCGGCGTCTTCGGCCTCGCCGGCTACCTCGGGCTCTACCTCGCCCCCGCCGCCGGCGCCTGGGCCTGGGCCCTGCTGCTCGGCATCTCGAACTGCGCCTTCCCCCTCGTCATCACGATGATCGGACTGCGCGCCAAGTCCCCGGCCGGCGTCGTCAAGCTCTCCGCCTTCGCCCAGAGCACCGGCTACCTCATCTCCATCCCCGGCCCGCTCCTCATCGGCACCCTCTACCAGCACAGCGGCGGCTGGGACCTCCCGCTCGCCCTGATGGCCGCCCTGCTCGTCCCGCAGATCGCCCTGGGCGTGCTGGCGGGCCGGGACCGGACGATCGAGGACGAATGCGGCGTGCGAGACTGATCGGCATGTCGCCCGTACTTGAACCGAACCCGCAGAACGGCCGCCGCAAGCTCGGCCTCGTCTTCGGCGCGATGATGCTGGTGACCGTGGTCATCGCGATCATCGCGACCATCGCCTCCCCCTGACACCGGGCGGGTGGTGGGGATAACCCCA
Above is a window of Streptomyces subrutilus DNA encoding:
- the moaA gene encoding GTP 3',8-cyclase MoaA; translation: MLLDTYGRVATDLRVSLTDRCNLRCTYCMPEEGLQWLGKSDLLSDDEIVRLIRIAVTRLGITEVRFTGGEPLLRPGLVGIVERCAALEPRPRMSLTTNGIGLKRTAQALKAAGLDRVNVSLDTLRPDVFKTLTRRDRHRDVIDGMAAAREAGLTPVKVNAVLMPGLNDDEAPDLLAWAVENAYELRFIEQMPLDAQHGWKREGMITAGDILRSLRTRFTLTEEGADERGSAPAERWLVDGGPATVGVIASVTRPFCGACDRTRLTADGQVRTCLFATEESDLRAALRSGQPDEEIARLWKVAMWGKKAGSGLDDPSFLQPDRPMSAIGG
- a CDS encoding DUF3099 domain-containing protein, with translation MGLAEDVRGRQRRYVISMVIRTLSVIATVVLWNVERPVAIVTLVAGALLPYVAVVIANAGRESAPSLPSHFVPAPVHPALEAGNLKKSSDQS
- a CDS encoding GlsB/YeaQ/YmgE family stress response membrane protein; translated protein: MSWLWAIIVGFVLGLIARAILPGKQHQPIWLTTIFGILGAVLGNAVATWIGVNDTKGIDWIRHLLQLAGAVVIVGLGDVVYNALRGNRRQTI
- the tyrS gene encoding tyrosine--tRNA ligase, which codes for MTDIVDELKWRGLFAQSTDEEALRKAFADGPVTFYCGFDPTAASLHVGHLVQVLTVRRLQQAGHRPLALVGGATGQIGDPRPTAERTLNDPETIANWVARLRTQIEPFLSFEGENAALMVNNLDWTAGLSAIEFLRDIGKHFRVNKMLTKDSVARRLESDQGISYTEFSYQLLQGMDFLELYRRYGCVLQQGGSDQWGNLTAGLDLIHRLEPGAHVHALATPLMVKADGTKFGKSESGAVWLDPEMTTPYAFYQFWLNVDDRDISTYLRILSFRTREELEELEAQTAERPQARAAQRALAEELTTLVHGAGQCAAVIAASKALFGQGELAELDEATLAAALSELPHARVAELGQVVDLFAETGLVASKSAGRRTVKEGGAYVNNVKVTAEDAVPGAQDLLHGRWLVLRRGKKNLAAVEVTGA
- a CDS encoding metallopeptidase TldD-related protein yields the protein MSRTKPHEIVERALELSTADGCVVIADEESSANLRWAGNALTTNGVTRGRTLTVIATVDGGEGTASGVVTRSAVTAADLEPLVRAAEAAARGAGPAEDAQPLVTGTPASPDFADGPAETSSAVFADFAPALGEAFARARAGGRELYGFAHHQLVSTYVGTSTGLRLRHDQPNGTLELNAKSPDRQRSAWAGRATRDFKDVDPTVLDAELAVRLGWAERRIELPAGRYETLLPPTAVADLLIYQMWSAAARDAAEGRTVFSRPGGGTRVGDRLSPLPLTLRSDPDAPGLESAPFVIAHSSGDDASVFDNGLPVPATEWIANGELARLTTTRHSAALTGLPLSPAFGNLILDGGGDRSLEEMVAGTERGLLLTCLWYIREVDPATLLLTGLTRDGVYLVEDGQVVGEVNNFRFNESPVDLLSRATEAGRTERTLPREWGDWFTRAAMPALRVPDFNMSSVSKGV
- a CDS encoding TldD/PmbA family protein; this encodes MPHSIDAAFTALPLRALADAALARARALGAEHADFRLERIRSASWRLRDAKPSGGSDSTDLGFAVRVVHGGSWGFASGVDLTMDAAAKVASQAVAMAKLSAQVIRAAGSDERVELADEPVHADKTWISAYDVDPFGVPDSEKAALLADWSARLLAAEGVAHVDASLLAVHENKFYADTSGTSTTQQRVRVHPQLTAVAVDATTGEFDSMRTIAPPAGRGWEYLTGTGWDWGAELERIPGLLAEKMRAPSVEAGRYDLVVDPSNLWLTIHESIGHATELDRALGYEAAYAGTSFATFDQLGALKYGSSIMNVTGDRTAEHGLATIGYDDEGVAAQSWDLVKDGTLVGYQLDRRIAKLTGLGRSNGCAYADSPGHVPVQRMANVSLRPDPGGLSTEDLIGGVERGIYVVGDRSWSIDMQRYNFQFTGQRFFRIENGRLAGQLRDVAYQATTTDFWGSMEKVGGPQTYVLGGAFNCGKAQPGQVASVSHGCPSALFRDVNILNTTQEAGR
- the fabG gene encoding 3-oxoacyl-[acyl-carrier-protein] reductase; amino-acid sequence: MSRSVLVTGGNRGIGLAIARAFAEAGDKVAITYRSGEPPEALTSLGVLAVRCDITDSDQVEQAYKQIEDAHGAVEVLVANAGITKDTLLMRMSEEDFASVVDTNLTGTFRVVKRANRGMLRAKKGRVVLISSVVGLLGSAGQANYAASKAALVGFARSLARELGSRNITFNVVAPGFVDTDMTKVLTDEQRAGIVGQVPLGRYAQPEEIAAAVSFLASDDAAYITGAVIPVDGGLGMGH
- the fabI gene encoding enoyl-ACP reductase FabI yields the protein MSGILEGKRVLITGVLMESSIAFHTARLAQEQGAEVILTAFPRPTLTERIARKLPKPAKVIELDVTNDEHLARLEGLVRAELGGLDGVVHSIGFAPQDALGGNFLNTPFESVATAMHVSAFSLKSLTMACKPLFPENEGAAVVGLTFDAQFAWPQYDWMGPAKAALEATSRYLARDLGKEKIRCNLVSAGPIGSMAAKSIPGFTELADVWNHRSPMEWDMSDPEPAGKGVVALLSDWFPKTTGEIVHVDGGLHAMGA
- a CDS encoding FadR/GntR family transcriptional regulator; amino-acid sequence: MPLTSPRRSALVDQVIAQLRNQITSGEWPVGFRIPTEPELVELFGVARNTVREAVRALAHNGLLDIRQGSGTYVIATSELAGVMHRRFAGAEPRHIAELRSTLESSGARLAAERRTERDLAQLDALLARREEAWASGDTERFVAADVSLHMAVVTASHNDVLIELYADLGDLVADWLRGDVGAVLDPAAHLDHARLIDAIRRGDGDAAASEAAGYPFVCLSRGRAVPSG
- a CDS encoding CynX/NimT family MFS transporter codes for the protein MSDEDIQTLNRPQVVRTPADQRLPVPAHVAPTWLGPVLIVGIVLAALNLRPAITSLGALFEETRTGLGMSGTVAGLVTSVPALCFAVFGVTAPRLSRRFGPAAVVCAGMAAVAAGLLIRPFADNAVGFLAASALSLAGIALTNVLLPVIVKRYFPDRVGTMTGLYSMALAAGTSLAAAATVPLTDALGGSWRTGLLVWAVLALAAVLPWLPVARASRRAERAAAQASADGPAARTDAGPRIVRSRTAWALACYFGLQATGAYVTMGWLPQIFRDAGVSASTAGVLLAVTMVMGVPLAFVIPGLAARMRNQGAIAAVLGVFGLAGYLGLYLAPAAGAWAWALLLGISNCAFPLVITMIGLRAKSPAGVVKLSAFAQSTGYLISIPGPLLIGTLYQHSGGWDLPLALMAALLVPQIALGVLAGRDRTIEDECGVRD
- a CDS encoding SGM_5486 family transporter-associated protein — encoded protein: MSPVLEPNPQNGRRKLGLVFGAMMLVTVVIAIIATIASP